Proteins encoded together in one Scyliorhinus canicula chromosome 21, sScyCan1.1, whole genome shotgun sequence window:
- the ndufa8 gene encoding NADH dehydrogenase [ubiquinone] 1 alpha subcomplex subunit 8 isoform X2 produces the protein MRVAVTFLSWFGPGAPRPQLCFPLLAVSRGENMATTELPELKELNVQEVNVSSAVLKAAAHHYGSQCDKPNKEFMLCRWEEKDPRKCLQEGRKVNECALDFFRKVKTHCSEPFTEYWTCLDYSNLQEFRRCRKQQDAFDNCVLDKLGWVRPDLGELSKQYSSSCTHNLELSLKFP, from the exons ATGCGCGTCGCTGTGACCTTCCTCTCGTGGTTTGGGCCTGGGGCGCCGCGGCCGCAGCTTTGTTTCCCCCTGTTGGCTGTGAGCCGGGGGGAAAACATGGCCACCACCGAGCTGCCCGAGCTAAAGGAGCTAAATGTGCAAGAGGTGAACGTGTCGTCGGCGGTGCTGAAGGCGGCCGCCCACCACTACGGCTCGCAGTGCGACAAGCCCAACAAGGAGTTCATGCTGTGCCGCTGGGAGGAGAAGGACCCGCGGAAATGTCTGCAGGAGGGGAGGAAGGTCAACGAGTGCGCGCTGGACTTCTTCAG GAAGGTAAAAACCCACTGCAGCGAGCCCTTCACAGAGTACTGGACATGCCTTGATTATAGCAATCTGCAAGAGTTCCGTCGATGCCGCAAGCAACAAGATGCTTTTGATAACTGTGTGCTGGACAAACTGGGCTGGGTTCGACCAGACCTAGGAGAACTCTCAAAG